A genomic segment from Psychrobacter arcticus 273-4 encodes:
- a CDS encoding solute carrier family 23 protein, protein MITPPENSSQSTPHSQTKPLTPTALDAAGIDIATDSATMSLPHNSDFENGRWFPTWRPFKGDLDRTPVGINEYLPPSKSMLLGVQHTFAMFGSTVLAPLLMGFDPNLAILMSGICTVMFFMITGGRMPSYLGSSFAFIGPVIAVTAYAGVGFNANLNVALGGIMACGIIYALVGLLVMKTGTGWIERLMPPIVTGAIVMIIGLNLAPVTIQGVSANQFDAWMAALTILLISGVAVFTRGMLRRLLLLVGLILSYIAYYVMTNVLGYGVPIDFSGVSTASWFGLPSVHTPKFEISAIILIAPVAFILIAENLGHFKAVEGMTKARVTPYMGRAFFADGLATTFSAGFGGTGVTTYAENIGVMAVTKVYSTTIFVIAGLVAIMLGLSPKFGAIIQTIPPALLGGASIVVFGLIAIAGAKIWIDSHIDFSKNSNLIIAAVTVIMGTGNFSLHLGGFDLGGIGTATLTAIVLNALFNLRKN, encoded by the coding sequence ATGATAACCCCTCCAGAAAACTCGTCTCAATCAACGCCGCACAGTCAAACAAAGCCATTAACGCCAACCGCACTAGATGCGGCAGGTATTGATATAGCAACTGATTCGGCAACCATGAGTTTACCGCACAATTCGGACTTTGAGAACGGGCGCTGGTTTCCAACATGGCGACCCTTTAAAGGGGATTTGGACCGCACACCAGTCGGCATCAATGAATATCTGCCACCATCAAAAAGCATGCTACTCGGTGTGCAGCATACCTTTGCTATGTTCGGCTCGACGGTACTTGCGCCTTTATTGATGGGGTTTGATCCAAACTTAGCTATTTTGATGTCCGGTATTTGTACGGTGATGTTCTTTATGATCACGGGCGGGCGTATGCCAAGCTATTTGGGCTCAAGCTTTGCTTTTATTGGTCCTGTGATTGCCGTGACGGCGTATGCTGGCGTAGGGTTTAATGCTAATTTGAATGTTGCTTTGGGCGGCATCATGGCTTGTGGCATCATTTATGCCTTGGTCGGTTTGCTGGTGATGAAAACCGGCACAGGCTGGATTGAGCGCTTGATGCCACCGATTGTCACCGGCGCTATCGTGATGATTATTGGTCTCAACTTAGCGCCAGTGACTATTCAAGGGGTGTCTGCCAATCAGTTTGATGCATGGATGGCGGCTTTAACCATTCTCTTAATCAGTGGTGTTGCGGTATTTACGCGTGGTATGCTGCGTCGCTTGCTATTATTGGTTGGCTTGATACTGTCTTATATCGCTTATTATGTGATGACCAATGTGTTGGGCTATGGTGTTCCCATTGATTTTAGTGGGGTGTCTACAGCTTCTTGGTTTGGCTTGCCAAGTGTTCATACACCAAAGTTTGAGATCAGTGCGATTATCTTGATTGCACCCGTTGCCTTTATTTTGATTGCCGAAAATCTAGGTCATTTTAAAGCAGTAGAAGGCATGACTAAAGCGCGCGTGACTCCTTACATGGGGCGTGCGTTCTTTGCTGATGGCTTGGCGACGACTTTTTCAGCAGGTTTTGGTGGCACAGGTGTGACCACTTATGCTGAAAATATCGGTGTCATGGCAGTAACCAAAGTATATAGCACGACTATTTTTGTCATCGCAGGTTTGGTTGCTATTATGCTAGGGTTGTCACCAAAATTTGGCGCGATTATTCAAACCATTCCACCAGCATTATTGGGCGGTGCTTCTATTGTAGTCTTTGGTTTGATTGCCATTGCTGGTGCGAAAATTTGGATAGACAGCCATATCGACTTTAGTAAAAACAGTAATCTCATCATCGCGGCGGTAACCGTTATTATGGGTACTGGTAACTTTAGCTTGCATTTAGGCGGTTTTGATTTGGGTGGTATCGGTACGGCTACCTTGACGGCAATTGTCCTCAATGCCTTGTTTAATCTGCGAAAGAATTAA
- a CDS encoding L-serine ammonia-lyase, whose product MISVFDLFKIGVGPSSSHTVGPMIAANLFVQSLLKQTNLSDIHSLEIELYGSLAATGKGHATDTAILLGLLGHAPSTIDTGLTSQYLAPIFSDNQLNIAGKHVIAFDTGRDIHWYDETVLPYHPNAMTIRVSLADGNHYQQTYYSVGGGFVINEEDATNPDEDNATPTIDVIPYPFNSAAELLEQCREHHLSVSELILANECHYREQAEVFEYLDSIWESMQDCVTRGCQNSGILPGGLDVKRRAQALYLQLCAEKDQPIAQNDKLVAMDWIDLYALAVNEENANGGNVVTAPTNGAAGIIPAVMHYYRDFLSNYSIDGARKFLLNATAIGSLIKQNASISGAEVGCQGEVGSACAMAASALAEILGGDPAKCLNAAEIGIEHNLGLTCDPVGGLVQVPCIERNAMGAVKAVNAARLACRGNGQHFVSLDKVIETMKVTGADMLDKYKETSRGGLAVYADNRIPTATHGVSVKYSQC is encoded by the coding sequence ATGATTAGTGTATTTGATTTATTTAAAATCGGTGTTGGCCCGTCAAGCTCTCATACTGTCGGTCCCATGATAGCAGCTAACTTATTTGTACAGTCACTCCTAAAGCAAACCAATCTGAGCGACATCCATTCTTTAGAGATTGAATTATATGGCTCGCTCGCGGCGACAGGTAAAGGACATGCAACCGATACCGCCATATTACTGGGATTACTTGGTCACGCTCCTAGCACCATCGATACGGGTTTGACCAGTCAATATCTGGCACCAATCTTTTCAGACAATCAGCTCAATATCGCAGGCAAGCACGTTATTGCTTTTGATACAGGGCGTGATATTCACTGGTATGATGAAACGGTTCTACCCTATCATCCGAACGCCATGACTATCCGTGTATCTTTGGCGGATGGCAACCATTATCAGCAGACTTATTATTCTGTAGGTGGGGGCTTTGTTATCAATGAAGAAGATGCGACTAATCCCGATGAAGATAATGCCACACCGACTATCGATGTGATTCCTTATCCTTTTAATAGCGCCGCAGAGCTGTTAGAGCAATGCCGTGAACACCATTTGAGCGTGAGCGAGCTGATACTGGCGAATGAATGCCATTACCGTGAGCAGGCAGAAGTATTTGAGTATTTAGACTCTATTTGGGAGTCGATGCAAGATTGTGTGACTCGTGGATGCCAAAACAGTGGTATTTTACCGGGTGGTTTAGATGTAAAGCGCCGTGCTCAAGCACTATATTTGCAATTGTGTGCTGAAAAAGACCAGCCGATTGCACAAAACGACAAATTGGTTGCGATGGATTGGATTGATTTATATGCTTTAGCGGTCAATGAAGAAAACGCCAATGGCGGCAATGTCGTCACCGCACCTACCAACGGCGCAGCAGGTATCATTCCTGCAGTCATGCATTATTATCGTGATTTTTTATCAAACTACAGTATTGATGGCGCACGCAAATTTTTGTTAAATGCCACGGCGATCGGCAGCTTAATCAAACAAAACGCCTCAATCTCGGGTGCCGAAGTGGGCTGTCAAGGCGAAGTAGGTTCAGCTTGCGCGATGGCAGCCTCTGCACTGGCAGAAATCCTAGGCGGCGATCCTGCCAAATGTCTTAATGCTGCTGAGATTGGTATCGAGCATAACTTAGGTTTGACCTGCGATCCTGTTGGCGGCTTAGTGCAAGTGCCTTGTATTGAGCGCAATGCCATGGGTGCAGTTAAAGCTGTCAATGCAGCACGACTTGCCTGCCGTGGTAACGGTCAACATTTTGTATCTTTAGACAAAGTCATTGAAACGATGAAAGTCACCGGTGCTGACATGCTGGATAAATATAAAGAAACCTCTCGTGGTGGATTAGCAGTATATGCCGATAATCGTATACCGACTGCCACTCATGGCGTCAGCGTAAAATACAGCCAATGCTAA
- a CDS encoding DUF4377 domain-containing protein, which translates to MKKLALAAVMATFVLSGCSTMAIDDERIMVVEGQPAIVKVINIPSFKIEIAPLKAVCELQASNGAMIESECLQYRQTYQKNYTPLNGNIQGFTYEPNYRYVLDVRQKAMMDEVTNAVKPVWILNEVVSKKAE; encoded by the coding sequence ATGAAAAAATTAGCATTGGCAGCAGTGATGGCAACGTTTGTTTTATCAGGTTGTTCAACCATGGCGATAGATGATGAACGTATCATGGTAGTCGAAGGTCAACCGGCAATTGTAAAAGTCATCAACATTCCAAGCTTTAAAATAGAAATAGCACCGCTTAAAGCAGTCTGTGAGCTACAAGCCTCTAATGGTGCTATGATTGAATCAGAGTGCTTGCAATATCGCCAAACGTATCAGAAAAACTACACCCCTTTAAATGGTAATATTCAGGGCTTTACTTATGAGCCAAATTATCGTTATGTTTTGGACGTTCGCCAAAAAGCAATGATGGATGAAGTAACCAATGCCGTTAAACCAGTTTGGATTCTCAACGAAGTAGTGTCAAAAAAAGCGGAATAA
- the argJ gene encoding bifunctional glutamate N-acetyltransferase/amino-acid acetyltransferase ArgJ, whose product MAVGNVAVPETIYPIEGIKLSATAAGVRYKDRDDLVVIEIATDAATAVVTTKNAFCAAPVRVLREHFAKASPRYLVTNTGNANAGTGADGKRRAIDICAALAAKAGVNNNTVLPFSTGVIGEPLNSEAIIAGLDNALANLAPDNWLAAANGIRTTDTIPKLTSKKVNVAGSHYHITGMSKGSGMIRPNMATMLGYVATDANIAADLLQEMLSAINEQSFNRITVDGDTSTNDCCVLIATGAASSDIIDSPEHPHYQPLFDALAEVFIRLAQLIVRDGEGATKFMTVKVTGGKTTQECCDVAYAVAHSPLVKTAFFASDANWGRILAAVGYAGVEDLDTEQVDVYLDEVMICQNGGVAPTYTEEAGKTVMSRPEITIHIDLARGEAIDTVYTCDLSYDYVKINADYRS is encoded by the coding sequence CTACCGCAGCAGGCGTACGCTATAAAGATCGCGATGACTTGGTAGTTATCGAGATTGCGACTGATGCAGCCACTGCAGTTGTGACGACCAAAAATGCATTTTGCGCCGCTCCTGTGCGCGTATTACGTGAGCACTTTGCTAAAGCTTCTCCGCGTTATTTGGTGACCAATACTGGTAATGCAAATGCTGGCACAGGCGCTGATGGCAAGCGTCGCGCGATAGATATTTGTGCGGCGTTGGCTGCTAAAGCTGGTGTGAATAATAATACTGTATTGCCGTTCTCGACTGGTGTTATTGGTGAGCCGCTAAACAGTGAGGCGATTATCGCTGGACTAGACAATGCACTAGCCAATCTAGCGCCTGATAACTGGCTTGCTGCCGCAAATGGTATTCGTACAACAGATACGATTCCAAAGCTCACCAGTAAAAAGGTTAATGTCGCGGGTAGCCATTATCATATTACTGGCATGTCAAAAGGCTCAGGCATGATACGTCCCAATATGGCGACCATGCTTGGCTATGTGGCAACCGATGCTAATATTGCTGCTGATTTATTGCAAGAGATGCTAAGTGCCATTAATGAGCAATCCTTTAACCGTATTACAGTCGATGGTGATACCTCGACGAATGACTGCTGCGTATTGATAGCGACAGGTGCTGCGAGCTCAGATATCATTGACAGCCCTGAGCATCCTCATTATCAGCCACTATTTGACGCGTTAGCTGAAGTCTTTATACGTTTAGCACAACTGATTGTACGTGATGGTGAAGGTGCCACTAAGTTTATGACTGTGAAAGTCACGGGTGGTAAAACCACGCAAGAATGTTGTGATGTGGCATATGCTGTTGCGCATTCACCCTTAGTCAAAACGGCATTTTTTGCCAGTGATGCCAACTGGGGGCGTATATTAGCAGCCGTCGGTTATGCAGGGGTTGAAGACCTGGATACTGAACAAGTCGATGTCTATTTGGACGAGGTTATGATTTGTCAAAACGGTGGTGTGGCGCCAACCTATACTGAAGAGGCTGGCAAGACAGTGATGAGTCGTCCTGAGATTACCATTCATATTGATCTTGCACGCGGTGAAGCCATCGACACGGTTTACACCTGCGATTTATCTTATGATTATGTCAAAATAAATGCGGACTATCGTAGCTAA